A window of Candidatus Pantoea floridensis contains these coding sequences:
- a CDS encoding cell envelope integrity protein TolA, whose protein sequence is MNLINRMTGLLGGLMIIALLSACQHSQPKQQDSIVNLCQPQSEPGSASCKWADEMQHQLNQHFRDAPRYAGQQCLVRLEWQTSGRYAVTQTQGDETLCLRAWQLIGQTKDLPPPPDRKQPAWFGFAPSSPAHPGATGAG, encoded by the coding sequence ATGAATTTAATTAATAGAATGACGGGATTATTGGGCGGGTTAATGATTATTGCTTTACTAAGTGCCTGCCAGCATTCTCAGCCAAAGCAACAGGATAGCATCGTCAATCTGTGCCAGCCGCAGAGCGAGCCGGGCAGCGCATCCTGTAAATGGGCTGATGAGATGCAGCATCAGCTTAACCAGCATTTCCGCGATGCCCCGCGTTATGCTGGTCAGCAATGTCTGGTGCGTCTGGAGTGGCAAACCAGCGGGCGCTATGCGGTGACCCAGACGCAAGGCGATGAAACGCTGTGCCTGCGCGCCTGGCAACTAATTGGCCAAACCAAAGATCTACCGCCCCCGCCCGATCGCAAACAACCGGCGTGGTTCGGTTTTGCCCCTAGCTCGCCAGCCCATCCTGGCGCCACTGGCGCGGGCTGA
- a CDS encoding DUF799 domain-containing protein — MKKLIAACGVLAALLLTGCAPHKKPYDYSAFRASKPASILVLPADNKAPDVNAASSFTSLVTEPLAEAGYYVFPVAVVDETFQQNGLTNGHEIQAVSPQRLHDIFHADSALYISVNDYGSSYQVIQSVTTVSATARLVDLRTGKEIWQGVATASDAEDNNNNNGGLIGMLVSAAIKQISSNVSDKAHTIAGVTSARLLAQNEQGGLLVGPRYKLATVR, encoded by the coding sequence ATGAAGAAACTCATTGCTGCTTGTGGCGTGCTGGCGGCACTGCTGCTGACCGGCTGTGCACCGCATAAAAAACCCTACGACTACAGCGCATTCCGCGCCAGCAAACCCGCCTCTATTTTGGTATTGCCGGCAGATAACAAAGCTCCTGATGTGAACGCGGCGAGCAGTTTCACGTCGCTGGTAACCGAACCGCTGGCAGAGGCGGGCTATTACGTGTTCCCGGTCGCGGTGGTGGATGAAACTTTCCAGCAGAATGGATTGACTAACGGTCATGAAATTCAAGCGGTTAGCCCACAGCGCCTGCACGATATTTTCCATGCGGACAGTGCACTTTATATTTCCGTTAACGATTACGGCAGCAGCTATCAGGTGATCCAGAGCGTCACTACCGTATCGGCGACGGCGCGTCTGGTGGATTTGCGCACGGGTAAAGAGATTTGGCAGGGCGTTGCCACCGCCAGCGATGCGGAAGACAACAACAATAACAACGGCGGCCTTATCGGCATGCTGGTGTCGGCCGCCATCAAGCAGATTTCCAGCAATGTCTCGGATAAAGCCCATACCATTGCCGGCGTTACCAGCGCTCGCCTGTTAGCGCAAAACGAGCAGGGCGGTTTACTGGTCGGCCCGCGCTATAAGTTGGCGACCGTAAGGTAA
- the qhpR gene encoding AraC-like transcriptional regulator QhpR gives MQSMMTPTAAFSALSVSASNRGVLAAAATGLSAFITDKGGDVDRIFGISGINSELLASPTLSLGLVNYCRVMEEAARHSGFDNFGLHYGKQFKPQSLGLIGYIGLCSPTLEQALHNVVNAFPWHQHDTLTRLVDKGDCWRLDYQVRHGAILSRRQDAELTLGMFLNLIRHVAGRNWAPREVHFEHPRPEQWHEHCKVFDAPVWFDQPFNSLLIPKRDLLRTMPEQDPMLLMVMQDAIRRLNSSASLQSVVEQARSQIHLSLMQGEPVLEEIAEKMGLSSWSLQRRLREEGISFTALVDKVRCEMATHYLQQKQLPISEMALLLGYSEVSAFSRAFRRWFGISPRQWRQDGLAS, from the coding sequence ATGCAATCAATGATGACACCGACGGCAGCGTTTAGCGCGTTATCCGTCAGCGCCAGCAACCGTGGCGTGCTGGCGGCGGCGGCCACTGGACTTAGCGCGTTTATTACGGACAAGGGCGGCGATGTCGATCGCATCTTCGGTATCAGCGGGATTAACTCAGAGCTGTTGGCAAGCCCAACGTTAAGTCTGGGGTTGGTGAACTATTGTCGCGTGATGGAGGAGGCGGCACGTCACTCCGGTTTTGATAACTTCGGTTTGCATTACGGCAAGCAGTTCAAACCGCAGTCATTAGGCCTGATTGGTTATATCGGCCTGTGCTCGCCGACGCTGGAGCAGGCGCTGCATAACGTAGTGAATGCCTTTCCGTGGCACCAGCATGATACGCTGACGCGGCTGGTGGATAAGGGCGACTGCTGGCGGCTCGATTACCAGGTGCGCCACGGCGCCATTCTGTCGCGGCGTCAGGATGCAGAGCTGACGCTCGGCATGTTCCTCAATTTGATCCGCCACGTTGCGGGGAGAAACTGGGCGCCGCGCGAGGTACATTTCGAACATCCGCGTCCTGAACAGTGGCACGAGCACTGCAAAGTCTTTGATGCGCCCGTGTGGTTTGATCAGCCGTTTAACTCCTTATTGATCCCGAAGCGCGATCTGTTGCGCACCATGCCAGAGCAGGATCCGATGCTGCTGATGGTGATGCAGGATGCCATTCGTCGCCTTAACAGTTCTGCCAGCCTGCAAAGCGTGGTGGAACAGGCGCGCTCGCAGATCCATCTCTCATTGATGCAGGGCGAACCGGTGCTGGAAGAGATTGCTGAAAAAATGGGGCTGTCGAGCTGGTCGCTGCAACGGCGACTGCGCGAAGAGGGGATCAGCTTCACGGCGCTGGTGGATAAGGTGCGCTGTGAGATGGCCACGCATTATCTGCAACAAAAGCAGCTGCCGATCTCGGAAATGGCGCTGCTGCTCGGTTACTCCGAAGTCAGCGCCTTTTCACGCGCCTTCCGCCGCTGGTTTGGCATCAGCCCGCGCCAGTGGCGCCAGGATGGGCTGGCGAGCTAG
- a CDS encoding CsgG/HfaB family protein yields MQKKYALAALSLLSATLISGCATESSRAIEAPQVRAASQPAYQGVRSPIAVGQFDNRSSYMNGIFSDGVDRLGNQSKTILVTHLQQTNRFNVLDRSNLKELQQEAGFKKSEQNIKGASYIITGDITEFGRKEVGDQQLWGILGRGKSQVAYAKVNLNVVDVTTSEVVYSAQGAGEYQLSAREIIGFGGTASYDSTLNGKVMDLAIREAVDHLVDGINSGAWRPAK; encoded by the coding sequence ATGCAGAAAAAATATGCCCTTGCGGCACTCTCCTTGTTAAGCGCGACGCTGATTAGCGGCTGTGCCACCGAATCGTCACGCGCCATTGAAGCGCCACAGGTACGTGCGGCCAGCCAGCCTGCGTATCAAGGCGTACGCAGCCCGATTGCCGTTGGACAGTTCGATAACCGTTCCTCGTATATGAATGGCATCTTCTCAGATGGTGTTGATCGTCTCGGCAATCAGTCAAAAACCATTCTGGTTACGCATTTGCAGCAGACCAATCGCTTCAACGTGCTGGATCGTAGCAACCTGAAAGAGTTGCAGCAGGAAGCGGGCTTTAAAAAGAGCGAGCAGAATATCAAGGGTGCCAGCTACATCATCACCGGTGATATTACTGAGTTTGGTCGCAAAGAAGTGGGCGATCAGCAGCTGTGGGGCATCCTCGGTCGTGGTAAGAGCCAGGTCGCGTACGCCAAAGTGAACCTGAACGTGGTGGATGTGACCACGTCCGAAGTGGTGTATAGCGCGCAAGGTGCCGGTGAATACCAGCTGTCGGCACGTGAGATCATTGGCTTTGGTGGCACCGCCAGCTATGACTCTACGCTGAATGGCAAAGTGATGGATTTGGCGATCCGTGAAGCGGTGGATCACTTAGTGGATGGCATTAACAGCGGCGCATGGCGTCCAGCGAAATAA
- a CDS encoding phosphotransferase enzyme family protein, producing MSAEQSDTLTDAEITLLAHQALARFPAALCGELKLLCRSENATFLLMAAGKRYALRLHRPNYHSKADILSELLWLDALRDTGIMVPQAIPTSEGETVLTLPMADGGERYAVLFHWIEGEMPTTDVDPKAFQQLGQITARLHQHSRSWQKPAAFQRIIWDHHTMVSDRSHWGRWQDAPNLNPADHGIVAEAVARVGQELQGFGKGADRYGLIHADLRLTNLLLHKGETRVIDFDDCGLGWYLHDLAAAVSFVEHHPRAAEWVDNWILGYEKVAHISDEEMALVPTLLIQRRIQMTAWMGSHAETDMARSLGPQWADHSVRLCRRYLETNQLPLGV from the coding sequence ATGAGTGCCGAACAATCCGATACCTTAACCGACGCGGAAATCACCTTATTGGCGCACCAGGCGCTGGCCCGTTTTCCTGCCGCGCTGTGCGGGGAGCTGAAGCTCCTGTGTCGTTCTGAAAATGCCACTTTCTTATTGATGGCGGCGGGCAAGCGTTATGCGCTGCGGCTGCATCGTCCTAATTATCACAGCAAAGCAGATATTCTGAGCGAACTGCTGTGGCTGGATGCGCTTCGCGATACCGGGATTATGGTGCCGCAGGCGATCCCCACCAGCGAGGGTGAAACCGTGCTAACGCTGCCGATGGCGGATGGCGGCGAGCGCTACGCGGTGCTGTTCCATTGGATCGAGGGGGAGATGCCAACTACCGATGTCGATCCCAAAGCCTTTCAGCAGCTGGGACAGATTACCGCCCGCCTGCATCAGCACAGCCGTAGCTGGCAGAAACCGGCCGCTTTCCAGCGCATCATTTGGGATCATCACACCATGGTCAGCGATCGCAGCCATTGGGGACGCTGGCAGGATGCGCCGAATCTTAATCCGGCCGATCACGGCATCGTTGCGGAGGCGGTGGCGCGAGTGGGGCAAGAGCTGCAGGGCTTTGGCAAAGGCGCGGATCGTTATGGTTTGATCCACGCCGATCTGCGTTTAACCAATCTGCTGCTGCACAAGGGCGAAACGCGGGTGATCGATTTTGATGACTGCGGGCTCGGCTGGTATCTGCACGATCTGGCGGCGGCGGTCAGTTTTGTCGAGCACCATCCACGCGCTGCCGAATGGGTAGATAACTGGATCCTCGGCTATGAAAAAGTGGCCCACATCAGCGATGAAGAGATGGCGCTGGTGCCGACGCTGCTGATCCAGCGGCGTATTCAGATGACAGCGTGGATGGGATCGCACGCGGAAACCGACATGGCGCGGAGTCTGGGGCCGCAGTGGGCCGATCATTCGGTACGGCTTTGCCGCCGTTATCTGGAAACCAATCAGCTGCCGCTCGGCGTTTGA
- a CDS encoding DUF4810 domain-containing protein encodes MKMLQLSAALIAAGVLAGCAPKAPEPIYYWGDYQQQIYSYYKKDSDPQKQIDALNLDIEKARAVNKPVAPGLHAQLGLLYAKTGATDKAFGQFATEKQLFPESAPYMDFLMKKKQGVAQ; translated from the coding sequence ATGAAAATGTTGCAACTGAGTGCGGCACTGATCGCCGCAGGCGTGCTGGCGGGTTGTGCGCCTAAAGCACCGGAGCCGATCTATTACTGGGGTGATTACCAGCAGCAGATCTACAGCTACTACAAAAAAGATAGCGATCCGCAGAAGCAGATCGACGCGCTGAATCTGGATATCGAAAAAGCCAGGGCCGTTAATAAGCCGGTCGCACCGGGTCTGCACGCGCAGCTGGGGCTGCTGTATGCCAAAACCGGTGCTACCGATAAAGCCTTCGGACAGTTTGCTACCGAAAAACAGCTGTTCCCGGAATCTGCCCCCTATATGGACTTTCTGATGAAGAAAAAACAAGGAGTTGCACAATGA